A DNA window from Litorilinea aerophila contains the following coding sequences:
- a CDS encoding type II/IV secretion system ATPase subunit, with amino-acid sequence MPFPQTNFDQVRAGLSPLRLDQLPPPLREVAATKPFLWEYLQALPIHEIGIPAYYPKLSRKLRGLKVRNLIYPTSDENVFIHIYPDPKSERDYYIPIDPLVPVNLNGLVEKVEARLLDMAEEIGHAPEEERQAVLTRAIEQICTVDSPRARRNGKIPVSPRELLALKYLMVRDKLGMGPLHPLLVDPYIEDISCSGVGRMFIEHKIFKSLKSSIYFPSHDDLDDFVVQMGERIKRPVTLRHPIVDATLPDGSRINIVYGRDIAKRGSNFTIRKFSEEVLSVLDLIEFGSMNYLIAAYLWLAIEEDMNVFVVGPTASGKTTLLNALTTFIRPDAKIVTIEDTPELQVPHPNWVREVVRDMGKEAQGGGVDMFALLKAALRQRPDRILIGEIRGVEGNIAFQAMQTGHGVMATFHASSVQKVIQRLTGEPINVPKVNIDNLDLVVIQAAVRAPNGQTVRRVVSVNEIVDYDPIENAFSFVTAFRWRAEDDTFEFPGDMNSFLLEQKVAMKRGLPESKRRAIYSELRKRAAILEKIHKRGGMNSFEKLFSVIAEAHKQGLI; translated from the coding sequence TTGCCTTTTCCGCAAACCAATTTCGACCAGGTACGTGCCGGCCTCTCGCCTTTGCGGTTGGACCAATTGCCGCCACCGCTGCGGGAGGTGGCCGCGACCAAACCATTTTTGTGGGAATACCTGCAGGCGCTTCCCATCCACGAAATCGGCATTCCGGCCTACTATCCGAAGCTGTCCCGCAAGCTGCGGGGGTTGAAGGTCCGTAATCTCATCTACCCCACCAGCGACGAGAACGTCTTCATCCACATTTATCCCGATCCCAAAAGCGAGCGGGACTATTACATTCCCATCGATCCGCTGGTGCCTGTCAACCTCAACGGCCTGGTGGAAAAGGTGGAAGCCCGCTTGCTGGACATGGCCGAAGAGATCGGCCATGCGCCGGAAGAAGAACGCCAGGCCGTCCTCACCCGGGCCATCGAACAGATCTGCACCGTCGACTCGCCCCGGGCCCGACGCAACGGCAAGATACCCGTCTCGCCCCGGGAACTGCTGGCCCTCAAGTATCTCATGGTGCGGGACAAGCTGGGCATGGGGCCCCTGCACCCCCTGCTGGTGGATCCCTACATCGAGGACATCAGCTGCAGCGGGGTCGGCCGCATGTTCATCGAGCACAAAATCTTCAAAAGCCTGAAATCCTCCATCTACTTCCCCTCCCACGACGACCTGGATGACTTCGTGGTGCAGATGGGGGAACGCATCAAGCGGCCGGTGACCCTACGCCACCCCATCGTGGACGCCACCCTGCCCGACGGATCCCGCATCAACATCGTCTACGGGCGGGATATTGCCAAACGGGGCAGCAATTTCACCATCCGCAAGTTCAGCGAAGAGGTGTTGAGCGTGCTGGACCTGATCGAGTTCGGCAGCATGAACTACCTCATCGCCGCCTACCTCTGGCTGGCCATCGAGGAGGACATGAACGTCTTCGTGGTGGGGCCCACTGCCTCGGGCAAGACCACCCTGCTCAACGCCCTGACCACCTTCATCCGGCCCGATGCCAAGATCGTCACCATCGAAGATACACCGGAGCTACAGGTGCCCCACCCCAACTGGGTGCGGGAAGTGGTGCGGGACATGGGCAAGGAGGCCCAGGGCGGCGGGGTGGACATGTTTGCCCTGCTCAAGGCAGCCCTCCGTCAGCGCCCGGATCGCATCCTCATCGGCGAGATCCGGGGTGTGGAGGGCAACATCGCCTTTCAGGCCATGCAGACCGGCCACGGCGTGATGGCCACCTTCCACGCCTCATCGGTGCAGAAGGTCATCCAGCGCCTCACCGGCGAACCCATCAACGTGCCCAAAGTCAACATCGACAACCTGGATCTGGTGGTGATCCAGGCCGCAGTCCGGGCACCCAACGGCCAGACGGTGCGCCGGGTGGTCAGCGTGAACGAGATCGTGGACTACGATCCCATCGAGAATGCCTTCTCCTTTGTGACGGCCTTCCGCTGGCGGGCCGAAGACGACACCTTCGAATTTCCCGGCGACATGAACAGCTTCCTGCTGGAACAGAAGGTAGCCATGAAGCGGGGCCTGCCGGAAAGCAAGCGCCGCGCCATCTACTCCGAGCTCCGCAAACGGGCGGCCATCCTGGAAAAAATCCACAAGAGAGGGGGGATGAACAGCTTTGAAAAGCTTTTTAGCGTCATTGCTGAAGCGCATAAGCAGGGACTTATTTAA
- a CDS encoding response regulator transcription factor, translating to MASQTILVIEDEASTSKLLSHILRREGYQVHTARTGPEGLRLAHEVQPDLIILDIVLPGMDGYEVCRYLRADPDTEKVPILMLTAMGRPADQRVGFEMGADDYITKPFVLADLLNRIRSIFFFSNSSIF from the coding sequence ATGGCCTCACAAACGATCCTGGTGATCGAGGATGAAGCGAGCACCAGCAAACTACTCAGCCACATTCTGCGACGGGAAGGCTATCAAGTCCACACGGCCCGCACCGGCCCAGAGGGACTGCGCCTGGCCCACGAGGTCCAGCCCGACCTGATCATCCTGGACATTGTTCTACCTGGCATGGACGGCTACGAGGTGTGCCGCTACCTGCGGGCCGACCCCGACACGGAAAAGGTGCCCATCCTCATGTTGACGGCCATGGGGCGCCCGGCCGATCAGCGGGTGGGGTTCGAAATGGGCGCCGACGATTACATCACCAAACCGTTCGTCCTGGCCGACCTGCTCAACCGCATCCGCTCCATCTTCTTTTTCTCCAACTCGAGCATCTTCTAG
- a CDS encoding ATP-dependent Clp protease adaptor ClpS, which yields MSESAVQPTPQTNQMKMTPEMDVEQQTASTAQPSTEGMARVIIHNDDVTPYEYVIDILGGVFMLSEEIADHIAWTAHTKGQAVVVVRPRAEAEKLAKIAQGRAKRDGFPLTFSLETES from the coding sequence ATGTCTGAGAGCGCCGTGCAGCCGACACCCCAGACCAATCAAATGAAAATGACACCAGAAATGGACGTGGAACAGCAGACCGCTTCCACCGCCCAGCCCTCCACGGAGGGGATGGCCCGGGTGATCATTCACAACGATGATGTGACGCCCTACGAATATGTGATTGATATTTTAGGGGGTGTCTTCATGTTGTCTGAAGAAATTGCCGATCACATCGCCTGGACAGCCCACACCAAGGGACAGGCCGTTGTGGTCGTTCGCCCCCGAGCCGAAGCTGAAAAGTTAGCCAAAATTGCCCAGGGGCGGGCCAAGCGGGATGGCTTCCCCCTGACCTTCAGCCTGGAGACTGAATCGTAA
- a CDS encoding ATPase domain-containing protein, with translation MQEKLETLEEEAKTKTVVSTGSREIDDKMGGGIPLGSLTLIEGDSHSGKSVLSQQMTWGSLSDGSRLAFFTTENTVKSLVRQMQSLNIDILDYLLLGRLRIFPMEISQSKGEVLDALLKAIRNEGQKGAELIFVDALTPCITATTPEAVLYFFEQCKRLCSNGMTIIIVIHSHAVDRDLLVRITSLCDAHLRMRTEEVGERLIKAMEVAKVRGASKRTGNIVSFEVEPGLGMRIIPISKAQG, from the coding sequence ATGCAGGAAAAGTTGGAAACCCTGGAAGAAGAAGCAAAAACCAAAACGGTGGTCTCCACCGGCAGCCGGGAAATTGATGACAAGATGGGCGGGGGCATCCCGCTGGGTTCCCTGACCTTGATCGAGGGCGACTCCCACTCGGGCAAGTCGGTCCTCTCCCAGCAGATGACCTGGGGGTCCCTGTCGGACGGATCCCGGCTGGCCTTCTTCACCACCGAAAACACGGTCAAGAGCCTGGTCCGGCAGATGCAGAGCCTGAACATCGACATTTTGGACTACCTGCTGCTGGGTCGGCTGCGGATTTTCCCCATGGAAATTTCCCAGTCCAAGGGGGAAGTCCTGGATGCCCTGCTCAAGGCCATCCGCAACGAAGGGCAAAAGGGCGCGGAGCTCATCTTTGTGGATGCCCTGACACCCTGCATCACGGCCACGACGCCGGAGGCCGTGCTCTATTTTTTCGAACAGTGTAAGCGGCTCTGCTCCAACGGCATGACCATCATCATCGTCATCCACTCCCACGCCGTGGATCGAGACCTGCTGGTGCGCATCACCTCCCTCTGTGACGCGCATCTACGCATGCGCACCGAAGAGGTGGGCGAGCGGCTGATCAAGGCCATGGAAGTGGCCAAGGTGCGGGGTGCCAGCAAACGCACCGGCAACATCGTCAGTTTTGAAGTGGAGCCCGGCCTGGGCATGCGTATTATTCCCATCAGTAAGGCGCAAGGCTAA
- a CDS encoding excalibur calcium-binding domain-containing protein yields MPLQVDGSPGDGASMLDRRAGREGLRHPSSAFTRLGADWSRLAALWVWVALTFLAFSFPVQAMPASQAETCACDADRYSCSDFPSWIQAQECYAYCLVTVGFDIHRLDEDGDGVVCELPLLLPTATPASLSEAPAVPSPTLSVSPPLTPVTSITATQALTPVQPVTAAQDLTPPPAPPGNRVAWQEVAPYGLGAAGIVVLLLVFWFLRIRRGSQGGDPDGGGPPEHQATTRLP; encoded by the coding sequence ATGCCACTTCAAGTAGATGGAAGCCCGGGCGATGGGGCCAGCATGTTGGATCGGCGGGCAGGGAGGGAGGGCCTTCGGCATCCATCGTCAGCATTCACCCGGCTGGGGGCGGACTGGAGCCGGCTGGCGGCCCTGTGGGTATGGGTCGCGCTGACCTTCCTGGCCTTTTCGTTCCCGGTGCAGGCCATGCCGGCCAGCCAGGCCGAAACCTGTGCCTGTGACGCGGACCGTTATTCGTGTAGCGATTTCCCGTCGTGGATTCAGGCCCAGGAGTGTTATGCCTACTGCCTGGTCACGGTGGGTTTCGACATTCACCGCCTGGATGAGGACGGGGATGGCGTCGTCTGTGAGCTCCCCCTGTTGCTGCCCACGGCCACGCCTGCCAGTCTCTCGGAGGCTCCGGCTGTGCCGTCCCCGACGTTGTCCGTCTCGCCTCCTCTGACCCCTGTGACCTCGATTACTGCCACCCAGGCGTTAACGCCTGTGCAGCCGGTCACGGCTGCACAGGACCTGACCCCACCGCCAGCCCCCCCCGGAAACCGGGTTGCCTGGCAGGAGGTCGCCCCGTACGGCCTGGGTGCGGCGGGCATTGTGGTGCTCCTTCTGGTCTTCTGGTTCCTGCGCATCAGGCGAGGCAGCCAGGGCGGTGACCCCGATGGCGGTGGGCCACCCGAGCATCAGGCGACCACACGCCTGCCCTGA
- a CDS encoding NUDIX hydrolase — MTQTPSQQTPLQTWKTLARERVLQVGDGRFLVVENHTVELPDGQVIANWPWLVTPAFVNVVVETAEKKFLCFRQAKYAVDSLSLAVAGGYLEEGEDPLEAARRELLEETGYQADVWIPLGSYVVDGNRGNGRAHLYLARGARWVQPADADDLEEQELLLLSRAELADALRRGEFKVLPWATAVALALLHIAQEELPAGGLS; from the coding sequence ATGACCCAAACTCCATCGCAGCAGACGCCGCTACAAACGTGGAAAACCCTGGCCCGAGAGCGAGTGCTCCAGGTCGGGGATGGTCGTTTTCTGGTGGTGGAAAATCACACCGTAGAGCTGCCAGACGGCCAGGTGATCGCCAACTGGCCCTGGCTGGTGACCCCCGCCTTTGTCAACGTGGTAGTTGAAACCGCGGAGAAGAAATTTCTCTGCTTTCGCCAGGCCAAGTATGCGGTAGATTCCCTTTCCCTCGCTGTGGCGGGAGGATATCTTGAGGAAGGCGAAGACCCCCTGGAGGCAGCCCGCCGGGAACTTCTGGAGGAGACGGGCTATCAGGCTGATGTCTGGATTCCCCTGGGCTCCTACGTGGTGGACGGCAACCGGGGCAACGGCCGGGCCCACCTCTACCTGGCCCGGGGCGCCCGCTGGGTGCAGCCGGCAGACGCGGACGATCTGGAGGAACAAGAGCTATTGTTGCTCAGCCGGGCCGAACTGGCCGATGCGCTGCGCCGGGGCGAGTTCAAAGTTTTACCCTGGGCCACCGCCGTGGCTCTGGCCCTGCTTCACATCGCCCAAGAGGAGCTCCCCGCCGGAGGCCTGTCATGA
- a CDS encoding type II secretion system F family protein yields the protein MLKRISRDLFKRDGFQEVNGFDLFYQLTYMSAVAASGISRNRIFQLGSSLPRNPAAYFDRVNLLSQTLGYDYARACSLVGLAIKSEAMVSLLLRLSNALASGQPEHEFLSEEAGVQGQLYEKEYERDLASLTKWTDAYAAVTVSASLMIIINMTSSLIYPLGDGILVGLVITAAFTAGVTAWILSRAAPKEKIDLFSKEGPWTQRTALRMALYLLPAIVVIGSLLLVLGVPISVTTLVVAVLLFPLGLVSVLAGREIDKKDREFGPFLRSLGSMAVSTGATITEALNRLDLSSFPTLESDLKRLRNRLNAAISPELCWQKFALETGSKLIGEAVTIFNDAVKLGGDPDTIAFLTADFSARTIMLRAKRKVTASTFTWLTVVMHGAVATLMVLILEIVHNFSELMNAAMPTLEPGAEAVTVPMSVFNTPEIGLYRWMTIFMVLLLSLINAGAIIATDGGHRLKLTFYLSIMLFTSGLSFLLVPPLVERIL from the coding sequence TTGCTGAAGCGCATAAGCAGGGACTTATTTAAACGGGACGGCTTTCAAGAGGTCAACGGCTTCGACCTCTTCTACCAGCTCACCTACATGTCGGCTGTGGCGGCCTCCGGCATCTCCCGCAACCGTATCTTCCAGCTGGGCTCCAGCCTGCCCCGCAACCCGGCCGCCTATTTCGACCGGGTGAACCTCCTCTCCCAGACCCTGGGCTACGACTACGCGCGGGCCTGTTCCCTGGTGGGCCTGGCCATCAAGTCGGAAGCCATGGTCAGCCTGCTGCTGCGCCTCTCCAACGCCCTGGCCTCGGGCCAGCCAGAACACGAGTTTCTCTCGGAAGAAGCAGGCGTCCAGGGGCAACTCTACGAGAAGGAATACGAACGGGATCTGGCCTCGTTGACCAAGTGGACCGACGCCTACGCCGCGGTGACGGTGTCGGCGTCCCTGATGATCATCATCAACATGACTTCGTCCCTCATTTATCCTCTGGGTGATGGGATCCTGGTGGGGCTGGTCATCACCGCGGCCTTTACGGCCGGCGTCACCGCCTGGATCCTCTCCCGGGCGGCGCCCAAAGAGAAGATCGACCTGTTCTCCAAAGAAGGCCCCTGGACCCAACGGACAGCCCTCCGCATGGCCCTCTACCTGTTGCCTGCCATCGTGGTCATCGGCTCGTTGCTCCTGGTGCTGGGCGTGCCCATCAGCGTGACCACCCTGGTGGTGGCGGTGCTCCTCTTCCCCCTGGGCCTGGTCAGCGTCCTGGCGGGCCGGGAAATCGACAAAAAAGACCGGGAATTTGGGCCGTTCCTGCGCTCCCTGGGCAGCATGGCGGTCTCTACCGGCGCCACCATCACCGAGGCCCTCAACCGGCTGGACCTGAGCTCGTTCCCCACGCTGGAGTCCGATCTGAAGCGACTGCGCAACCGCCTCAATGCCGCCATATCGCCCGAACTCTGCTGGCAGAAGTTTGCCCTGGAGACAGGCAGCAAGCTCATCGGCGAGGCTGTCACCATTTTCAACGACGCCGTGAAACTGGGCGGCGACCCGGACACCATCGCCTTCCTCACCGCGGATTTCTCCGCCCGCACCATCATGCTGCGGGCGAAACGCAAGGTGACCGCTTCCACCTTCACCTGGCTGACAGTGGTCATGCACGGCGCTGTGGCCACGCTCATGGTGCTGATTCTGGAGATCGTCCACAACTTTTCCGAGCTGATGAACGCGGCCATGCCCACCCTGGAGCCGGGTGCGGAAGCCGTCACGGTGCCCATGTCGGTATTCAACACGCCGGAAATTGGCCTCTACCGCTGGATGACCATCTTCATGGTGCTGCTGCTCTCCCTCATCAACGCCGGCGCCATCATCGCCACCGACGGCGGCCATCGCCTGAAGTTGACCTTTTATCTTTCCATCATGCTCTTTACGTCCGGACTCAGCTTCCTGCTGGTGCCGCCGCTGGTAGAAAGGATCCTCTGA
- a CDS encoding molybdopterin-dependent oxidoreductase has product MTDEKTPAWLHGHAHEPNPEPPTADPSIILRRPDGSEVFITPEDLQRLPQCEVADCYIVSTGHGTSGPFCFTGPRLSDVLQAHLVGQGWSYVDVVSADGFGNRVTADELRASTRRPILLAIARDGQPLQRAQGLVRLIVPDERDDALRQVKWVARLDVH; this is encoded by the coding sequence ATGACAGACGAAAAAACGCCGGCGTGGCTGCATGGACATGCCCACGAGCCCAACCCGGAGCCCCCTACCGCCGATCCGTCCATCATCTTGCGGCGCCCGGACGGCTCTGAAGTTTTCATCACGCCGGAGGATCTCCAGCGCCTGCCCCAATGTGAAGTGGCGGACTGCTACATCGTCAGCACCGGCCACGGCACATCGGGGCCTTTTTGTTTCACCGGCCCCCGCCTGTCGGACGTGCTCCAGGCCCATCTGGTTGGCCAAGGCTGGTCGTACGTGGATGTGGTCAGCGCCGATGGGTTCGGCAACCGGGTGACGGCGGACGAGCTCCGTGCCTCCACCCGCCGCCCCATCCTGCTGGCCATCGCCCGGGATGGTCAGCCCCTCCAGCGGGCCCAGGGCCTGGTGCGGCTCATCGTCCCCGATGAACGGGACGACGCCCTCCGCCAGGTCAAGTGGGTGGCCCGGCTGGACGTTCACTAG